A part of Paenibacillus donghaensis genomic DNA contains:
- a CDS encoding adenine phosphoribosyltransferase, which translates to MDFKDMIRVIPDFPQAGISFKDITTLLKDGEGYRQAINELKALVAHLKIDVIAGPEARGFVVGAPLAYALGVGFVPIRKSGKLPYETIEVGYDLEYGKDTLAVHTDAIQPGQKVLIADDLLATGGTIATSVRLVEQLGGVVVGAAFLIELVQLHGRNKLSGIEVLSLLNYED; encoded by the coding sequence TTGGATTTCAAAGACATGATTCGCGTGATTCCTGATTTTCCGCAAGCGGGAATCAGCTTCAAGGATATTACCACCCTGCTCAAGGACGGCGAAGGCTACCGTCAGGCGATCAATGAGCTGAAGGCACTTGTGGCCCATCTCAAGATTGATGTAATTGCCGGACCGGAAGCCCGCGGCTTCGTGGTAGGGGCACCTCTGGCTTATGCGCTTGGCGTAGGTTTTGTGCCGATCCGCAAGAGCGGCAAGCTCCCTTATGAGACGATTGAAGTAGGCTATGACCTGGAATACGGCAAGGACACGCTGGCTGTCCACACCGATGCGATTCAGCCCGGACAGAAGGTGCTGATTGCCGACGACCTGCTGGCTACAGGCGGAACCATTGCAACTTCAGTGCGTCTTGTAGAGCAACTGGGTGGAGTAGTGGTTGGCGCAGCATTCCTGATTGAGCTGGTGCAGCTGCATGGCCGCAACAAGTTATCCGGCATTGAAGTGTTGTCTTTGCTGAATTATGAGGATTAA
- the secF gene encoding protein translocase subunit SecF, translating into MRFKKELDFVHLSKYFYIFSIALTVAGLIFLAVLGLNYSVDFKAGSNVDIALSKNLTADQIRPAIEAIDISHEPSISIGDKRVNIRYEQELTEDQDEAIKAGILKLDDKASFEINTVDTEMAKELARNAIYAVLISCLGIILYVSIRFEWRFALAAIVALVHDAFMVVAVFSIFRLEVDLTFIIAVLTIIGYSINDTIVIFDRIRENLRFGKQKTYEDLKILVNKSVAQTLMRSLYTAFTVFIAAFFLLILGGESIKMFSLAMVIGLLFGAYSSIFIASPLWLLLKKRQKQPVKSSPAKG; encoded by the coding sequence GTGCGCTTTAAGAAAGAGCTGGATTTCGTACACCTGAGTAAATATTTCTATATTTTCTCGATTGCACTTACTGTAGCGGGTTTGATCTTCCTGGCTGTGCTTGGTCTGAATTACAGCGTTGATTTCAAGGCCGGTTCCAATGTCGACATCGCGCTCTCCAAGAATCTGACAGCTGATCAGATCCGTCCGGCTATCGAAGCTATCGACATTTCCCATGAGCCGAGCATTTCAATTGGAGATAAGCGCGTCAATATCCGTTATGAACAAGAGCTGACTGAAGATCAGGATGAAGCCATCAAAGCGGGAATTCTTAAGCTGGATGACAAGGCTTCCTTCGAAATTAACACTGTAGATACCGAAATGGCTAAGGAATTGGCTCGCAACGCGATCTATGCCGTTCTGATCTCATGTCTGGGGATCATCTTGTATGTCAGCATCCGGTTCGAGTGGCGGTTTGCATTGGCAGCGATTGTAGCTCTGGTCCATGATGCCTTTATGGTCGTTGCCGTGTTCTCGATCTTCCGTCTGGAAGTGGATTTGACGTTTATCATTGCCGTTCTGACTATTATCGGTTATTCGATTAATGATACGATCGTTATCTTTGACCGGATCCGCGAGAATCTGCGCTTCGGCAAGCAGAAGACCTATGAGGATCTGAAGATACTGGTCAACAAGAGTGTAGCTCAGACCTTAATGCGCTCGTTGTATACTGCATTCACGGTATTTATTGCCGCGTTCTTCCTGCTGATTCTTGGCGGAGAATCGATCAAGATGTTCTCGCTAGCGATGGTTATCGGCTTGTTGTTTGGAGCGTACTCCTCCATCTTTATTGCAAGCCCGCTCTGGCTGTTGCTGAAGAAACGTCAGAAACAGCCTGTGAAGAGCAGCCCTGCAAAAGGCTAA
- a CDS encoding post-transcriptional regulator: MESQLWNHDKLSAEIEAMCRSKAEEFRLLGYEYVTGQDIWDCISRSYAKEGTPPLHKLVNDIYSLKANSYMNYLTIAAYRGQG; encoded by the coding sequence GTGGAATCGCAACTTTGGAATCATGACAAGCTTAGCGCAGAAATCGAAGCCATGTGCCGCAGTAAAGCGGAGGAGTTCAGGCTCCTCGGCTATGAGTATGTAACCGGACAAGATATCTGGGATTGCATCAGCAGGAGCTATGCCAAAGAGGGAACGCCCCCGCTGCACAAGCTGGTGAATGATATCTATTCTTTGAAGGCCAACAGCTATATGAATTATTTAACGATTGCCGCTTACCGGGGACAGGGCTAA
- the secD gene encoding protein translocase subunit SecD, producing the protein MKRLMSFIITVAVLTGVMVFSTPGLLDKVHLGLDLKGGFEILYHAEPMEQGGELTRASLIKTAESLEKRANALGTSEPEVTTEGTNRIRLKIAGVTDEVEVRKKMKEPAVLTFRSAAEGDAAETYSKIELVGSDFVENGAEIGRDNLGRPEISIKMKDKDKFAEITKRLLGKELAIYLDENQLSAPQVNSEITAGSASITGNYTVESARELADTINLGALPLKLTEKYSQSVGATLGKQSLDQTLMAGLIGSLIILIFMIGMYRLPGLLASFALILHTWLLILVFVVADFTLTLPGIAAFILGIGMAVDANIITNERIREEVRSGKSILSSVKAGNKSSFRTVMDSNITTIIVAAVMFGFGTGAVKGFALVLIVEIVLSIATNLYFSHWLLTLLVKAGKLNKPKSFGVKESDIRAL; encoded by the coding sequence ATGAAGAGACTTATGAGCTTTATCATTACCGTGGCCGTCTTGACTGGCGTCATGGTATTTTCTACTCCGGGACTGCTGGACAAGGTCCATCTTGGCCTTGACCTGAAGGGCGGCTTCGAGATCCTGTACCACGCTGAGCCAATGGAGCAAGGGGGAGAACTGACCCGGGCTTCCTTGATCAAGACAGCGGAGAGCCTGGAGAAGCGGGCCAATGCGCTCGGAACCAGTGAGCCGGAGGTGACTACGGAAGGAACGAACCGCATCCGTCTGAAGATCGCGGGCGTTACAGATGAAGTTGAGGTTCGCAAGAAGATGAAAGAGCCTGCGGTTCTGACCTTTCGCAGTGCGGCTGAAGGCGATGCTGCCGAAACCTACAGCAAGATTGAGCTGGTGGGCAGTGATTTCGTAGAGAATGGCGCAGAGATTGGCCGGGACAATCTGGGCCGTCCGGAAATTAGCATTAAGATGAAGGATAAGGATAAGTTCGCCGAAATCACCAAACGTTTGCTAGGCAAGGAATTGGCGATCTATCTGGATGAGAATCAATTGTCCGCGCCTCAGGTCAATTCAGAGATCACAGCCGGTTCTGCATCGATCACCGGCAACTATACGGTAGAATCAGCCCGTGAATTAGCCGATACGATCAACCTGGGCGCTTTGCCGCTGAAGCTGACCGAGAAATATTCACAGAGTGTAGGCGCAACGCTTGGTAAACAGTCTTTGGATCAGACGCTTATGGCCGGTCTGATTGGTTCCCTGATTATTTTGATCTTCATGATTGGCATGTATCGCTTGCCTGGACTCCTGGCCAGCTTTGCGCTGATTTTGCATACATGGCTATTGATTCTGGTCTTTGTCGTAGCCGATTTCACCTTGACGCTGCCGGGGATTGCCGCATTTATACTCGGCATCGGGATGGCCGTCGATGCCAATATCATTACCAATGAACGGATCAGAGAAGAAGTGCGCAGCGGAAAGAGTATCCTGTCTTCCGTCAAAGCAGGCAATAAATCCTCATTCCGTACCGTTATGGATTCGAATATTACAACGATCATCGTAGCAGCTGTCATGTTCGGCTTTGGTACGGGTGCAGTTAAAGGCTTTGCACTGGTGCTGATTGTAGAAATCGTGCTCAGTATCGCCACGAATCTGTATTTCTCCCACTGGCTGCTCACCCTGCTGGTCAAAGCGGGCAAGCTGAACAAGCCGAAGAGTTTCGGAGTAAAGGAGAGTGATATTCGTGCGCTTTAA
- a CDS encoding cation diffusion facilitator family transporter gives MNEKVSASNETVAWTGILSDVTLAVVKGSFGYISGSKALLGDALYSGADAAARLAEIGPWRPAETKQKKARSLDQRSSKEPVLGVAISVLIMMGGLQIIFSAIRDLTSGHLSMPGQLALITIIGSILVNEAVFQYQYRHFKKRCDGSHAAYADSHRFTLYTSITVFAGITLSMGGGYFHPLLYMDPIAALLAGCMILRKGYTLIASSMSGKKIQELPFEEAAGFIETVERVQGVIRVEYLKALEEGRYVNLQVKISVNPRITVMEAQDISECARKLLQHRFVHVGEVHMDVVPYDPGYPYKSNHELVDNDIPTLLQ, from the coding sequence ATGAATGAGAAAGTATCCGCATCAAATGAAACGGTTGCCTGGACAGGAATACTTAGTGACGTAACACTTGCTGTTGTTAAGGGCAGCTTCGGTTACATTTCCGGCAGCAAGGCCTTGTTGGGAGATGCCTTGTATTCTGGAGCAGATGCCGCAGCCAGACTGGCAGAGATAGGGCCTTGGCGTCCGGCGGAGACCAAGCAGAAGAAAGCACGTTCCCTGGATCAGCGGAGCAGCAAGGAGCCGGTCTTGGGCGTTGCGATCTCCGTGCTGATTATGATGGGTGGACTGCAAATTATATTCTCGGCCATTCGTGACTTAACCTCAGGTCATTTATCCATGCCTGGCCAGCTTGCACTTATAACCATCATTGGCTCTATTCTTGTGAATGAGGCAGTCTTCCAATATCAATACAGACATTTCAAGAAACGCTGTGATGGCAGCCATGCCGCTTATGCGGACAGCCACCGTTTCACCCTGTATACCTCCATCACCGTATTTGCTGGAATTACGCTCTCCATGGGTGGAGGTTACTTCCATCCGCTGCTCTATATGGACCCGATTGCGGCGTTGCTGGCAGGGTGTATGATTCTTCGCAAGGGATATACGCTGATCGCAAGTTCAATGAGCGGCAAGAAGATCCAGGAGCTGCCTTTCGAGGAAGCCGCCGGCTTCATTGAAACCGTGGAGCGGGTGCAAGGAGTCATTCGGGTGGAATATCTGAAGGCGCTGGAAGAAGGACGTTACGTTAATCTTCAAGTTAAAATCAGCGTAAACCCACGCATTACCGTTATGGAAGCGCAGGACATCTCCGAGTGCGCCCGAAAGCTGCTGCAGCACCGGTTTGTCCATGTGGGCGAGGTTCATATGGATGTGGTGCCCTATGATCCAGGTTATCCTTACAAAAGCAACCACGAGCTGGTCGATAATGATATCCCGACTCTGCTTCAGTAG
- the recJ gene encoding single-stranded-DNA-specific exonuclease RecJ → MLHSKTKWHSPAADSDTVRELARSLSISPLLSSLLVNRGMETPEAALLFMEGGAEEQHDPFLLQGMAEAVPRIRKALEEQEHILVYGDYDADGVSSTALMIHLLRHLGASFDIYIPHRSNEGYGLHNHALDWALQQGVSLIITVDTGISAYHQVAYANQLRMDVIVTDHHEPPELLPDAYALINPKLPGCPYPFKGLAGVGVAYKLAQALLGSDVPAEWSEIAAIGTVADLMPLLGENRDIVRSGLRSMRSSRFPGIRALLDVSGVALGTVSAVNIAFGMAPRINASGRLDHAGRAVALLTTESDDEAGILAGELDLLNKERQLVVERIVTEATAKLELQITETGVPDIIVLADYDWNVGVVGIVASKLLDRYYRPVVILDIHPETGMCKGSARSIPGLDIYEALHSCSDLMEHFGGHPAAAGMSLHKDKVDAFAAALNQYAAGVLTEDHLVPVSPADAEVLLSELSLTAAAELDRLAPFGMSNPQPRFIVRGVTVKETRTMGQESKHLKLVLQSGSSRIEAVAFGKGSLAGVLPAGTVVDVLAELSVNEWNGSRKPQLMLQDLAVTSMQLFDLRGATDAERQALKLKELLMPAGGSPSHAAAVFRDGRVAPQSELIGMSLWVYDKETGITPAGHPPSGLQLENEQVSLLCLMDVPETPEQLDALLRAFPSPDNIALLHTVRDSRERLQMPTREHFKALYQGLAQIAPAPVPEQEVLRRLSRQSSLSVRMLGMMLDVFEELEFIERNKGTVALRNQPAARSLTASRQYARLGQAAEMERYFLEGSLAELQDWLQNLRLGAS, encoded by the coding sequence TTGCTTCATTCAAAAACAAAATGGCATTCTCCGGCAGCCGATTCCGATACCGTGCGGGAGCTGGCCCGGAGCCTTTCTATTTCTCCGCTCCTGTCCTCCCTGCTTGTGAACCGAGGCATGGAAACGCCGGAAGCGGCCTTGCTATTTATGGAAGGCGGGGCAGAAGAGCAGCATGATCCTTTCTTGCTCCAGGGAATGGCTGAAGCGGTTCCGCGTATCCGTAAGGCGCTGGAAGAGCAGGAGCATATCCTGGTCTACGGCGATTACGATGCCGACGGCGTGTCAAGCACCGCGCTGATGATCCACCTGCTCCGGCATTTGGGCGCTTCTTTTGACATTTACATTCCGCACCGCTCCAACGAGGGTTACGGGCTGCATAATCATGCGCTGGACTGGGCCTTGCAGCAAGGCGTTTCACTGATTATTACCGTGGATACGGGCATCAGCGCCTATCATCAGGTTGCTTATGCCAATCAGCTGAGGATGGATGTGATCGTAACCGATCATCATGAACCCCCTGAGCTGCTGCCTGATGCCTATGCGCTGATCAATCCCAAGCTGCCGGGTTGTCCTTATCCCTTCAAGGGATTGGCTGGCGTTGGAGTGGCCTACAAGCTGGCGCAGGCCTTGCTTGGTTCTGATGTGCCGGCCGAGTGGAGTGAAATCGCCGCAATCGGTACGGTTGCGGATCTGATGCCGCTGCTCGGTGAGAACCGTGACATTGTCCGCAGTGGATTGCGCAGCATGCGCAGCTCGCGTTTCCCCGGCATCCGCGCTTTGCTGGATGTCAGCGGTGTGGCGCTGGGTACGGTCAGCGCAGTGAATATTGCTTTTGGCATGGCCCCGCGGATCAATGCCAGTGGACGTCTGGACCATGCGGGCCGGGCGGTGGCGCTGCTCACCACCGAGTCGGATGACGAGGCCGGCATATTGGCCGGAGAGCTCGATCTGTTGAACAAGGAACGCCAGCTGGTGGTTGAGAGAATTGTAACGGAAGCCACAGCCAAGCTGGAGCTGCAAATCACAGAAACGGGAGTGCCGGATATTATTGTGCTTGCTGATTATGACTGGAATGTGGGAGTAGTAGGCATTGTAGCCTCCAAGCTGCTGGACCGCTACTATCGTCCGGTAGTGATCCTAGATATTCATCCCGAGACCGGGATGTGCAAAGGTTCTGCCCGCTCGATTCCCGGTCTCGACATCTATGAGGCTTTGCATTCTTGCTCAGACCTGATGGAGCATTTCGGCGGACATCCGGCTGCGGCCGGTATGAGTCTGCACAAGGACAAGGTTGATGCTTTTGCAGCAGCCTTAAACCAATATGCTGCTGGAGTGCTTACCGAGGACCATTTGGTCCCCGTGTCTCCGGCCGATGCCGAGGTTCTGCTATCTGAGCTGTCATTAACCGCTGCAGCCGAGCTGGACAGGCTGGCGCCATTCGGAATGTCTAATCCGCAGCCGCGATTTATCGTGCGCGGAGTTACGGTCAAGGAGACACGCACGATGGGGCAGGAGAGCAAACACCTCAAGCTGGTGCTTCAATCCGGGTCTAGCCGGATTGAAGCCGTTGCTTTCGGCAAAGGCTCGCTGGCAGGGGTGCTGCCCGCAGGAACCGTGGTTGATGTATTGGCCGAGCTGTCGGTAAACGAATGGAACGGGTCACGCAAGCCGCAGCTGATGCTGCAGGATCTGGCCGTTACCTCGATGCAGCTGTTCGATCTTCGCGGAGCTACCGATGCCGAGCGGCAGGCGCTGAAGCTCAAGGAGCTGCTGATGCCTGCCGGCGGCAGTCCTTCACATGCTGCTGCCGTCTTCCGGGATGGCCGTGTAGCCCCGCAGAGCGAATTAATAGGCATGTCGCTATGGGTGTATGATAAAGAAACCGGGATCACGCCCGCAGGCCATCCGCCATCCGGACTGCAGCTGGAGAATGAACAAGTGTCCCTGCTGTGCCTGATGGATGTGCCGGAAACCCCCGAGCAGTTGGATGCCCTGCTGCGCGCTTTCCCGAGTCCGGACAATATTGCCCTGCTGCATACCGTTCGGGACAGCCGGGAACGGCTGCAGATGCCGACGCGCGAGCACTTCAAAGCGTTGTATCAGGGACTGGCCCAGATTGCACCCGCTCCTGTACCGGAGCAGGAGGTACTGCGCAGGCTGAGCCGCCAGTCTTCGCTCAGTGTACGGATGCTGGGCATGATGCTGGATGTGTTCGAAGAGCTTGAATTCATCGAGCGAAATAAAGGAACCGTGGCACTTAGAAATCAGCCTGCTGCCAGAAGCCTGACCGCATCGCGCCAATATGCCCGGTTGGGACAAGCGGCAGAAATGGAGCGCTATTTCCTGGAGGGCAGTCTCGCAGAACTGCAGGACTGGCTTCAGAACCTCCGGCTTGGCGCATCCTGA